In one window of Janthinobacterium sp. 1_2014MBL_MicDiv DNA:
- a CDS encoding Bug family tripartite tricarboxylate transporter substrate binding protein: MTMLRALFLSLLCLLPAVAAAQALAPAECVVPSKPGGAMDLTCKLAKKGLAQEGAAGVAGAVASPMRISYLPGGIGAVAWHSMVSQRRRAEPNTLVAFSGGSLLNLAQGKFGNAKAGDVRWVAALGADYGMIAVRSDSPYKTLGDLIAALRQHPDTVLIGVSGTIGSQDWLKMALVARHAGIDPKVLRFVALEGGGEVFTAMQADYVQVVSGDTSEATLNASANHARVLAVLSEKRLPGVLAGVPTAREQGVDVVWPIIRGVWMGPQVPEADYQRWVATFDRAMATPQFAEWRAQAGLYPFALTGPKLTAYVRKAVDEYARQATELGLMR; the protein is encoded by the coding sequence ATGACCATGCTGCGCGCCCTGTTCCTGTCGTTGCTGTGCCTGTTGCCCGCCGTCGCGGCGGCGCAGGCGCTCGCCCCGGCCGAATGCGTGGTGCCGTCCAAGCCGGGCGGCGCCATGGATTTGACGTGCAAGCTGGCGAAGAAAGGCCTGGCGCAGGAGGGCGCAGCGGGCGTGGCCGGGGCAGTGGCAAGCCCCATGCGCATCAGCTACCTGCCGGGCGGCATCGGCGCGGTAGCCTGGCACTCGATGGTGTCGCAGCGCCGCCGCGCGGAGCCGAACACGTTGGTGGCGTTTTCGGGCGGCTCGCTGCTCAATCTGGCGCAGGGCAAGTTCGGCAATGCCAAGGCGGGCGACGTGCGCTGGGTCGCGGCGCTGGGCGCCGACTACGGCATGATCGCCGTGCGCAGCGATTCGCCGTACAAGACACTGGGCGACCTGATCGCCGCATTGCGCCAGCATCCGGACACGGTGCTGATCGGCGTCTCCGGCACCATCGGCAGCCAGGACTGGCTGAAGATGGCGCTGGTGGCGCGCCATGCGGGCATCGATCCGAAAGTGCTGCGCTTCGTCGCGCTCGAAGGCGGCGGCGAAGTCTTCACGGCGATGCAGGCCGACTACGTGCAGGTGGTCTCGGGCGACACGTCGGAAGCCACCCTGAACGCCAGCGCCAACCATGCGCGCGTGCTGGCGGTGCTGTCGGAGAAGCGCCTGCCCGGCGTGCTGGCCGGCGTGCCGACGGCGCGCGAGCAGGGCGTCGACGTGGTCTGGCCCATCATCCGCGGCGTGTGGATGGGGCCGCAGGTGCCCGAGGCGGATTACCAGCGCTGGGTGGCCACGTTCGACCGCGCCATGGCCACGCCGCAGTTCGCCGAATGGCGCGCGCAGGCCGGCCTGTATCCATTCGCCCTGACGGGGCCGAAGCTGACGGCGTATGTCAGGAAAGCGGTCGATGAGTATGCCAGGCAAGCCACCGAGCTTGGCCTGATGCGCTGA
- a CDS encoding sensor histidine kinase codes for MRRLPLLERLRRRWAQGRPLGSLRSQLLRWLLIPLVMLVLLDAVFVYRNALDAADMAYDRSLLASTRALAERVSIVGGKVVAEVPYVALDSFETDTLGRIYYKVTGINGELVSGYGDLPPVPKNVPRSQNYPALVRFYHADYHGKPIRIAALLQPVYDDSMRGIALIQVAETLDARRGLSNQILFDTLSWQAAMILVMGALVWFAVRLVLQPLMRLKTEVETRALSDLSDVDPALVHKEMRPLVSAMNGSMSRLQQLIASQRRFIADASHQLRTPLTVLKTQAELALRECDRQAVGPPDMAALRDIVRSIAVTTDSTVLLANRLLTLARIEHGGDTLAMDTVPLRDVAQQVGLEMAMTAVGKNIDLSLEAPDEAPVHGQALLLHELVANLVDNALRYTPQDGSVILRVRVRVPERDGDGNETVLEVEDSGAGIPPAERERVFTPFYRVGAALESNPGGAGLGLAIVRDIAALHGARLELATAANGHGLKVSVHFSCVT; via the coding sequence ATGCGGCGTCTGCCCCTGCTCGAGCGCCTGCGCCGGCGCTGGGCGCAAGGCCGGCCGCTGGGCAGCCTGCGCAGCCAGCTGCTGCGCTGGCTGCTCATTCCGCTGGTCATGCTGGTGCTGCTCGATGCCGTTTTTGTTTACCGCAACGCCCTCGACGCGGCCGACATGGCCTACGACCGCTCGCTGCTGGCGTCGACGCGCGCGCTGGCCGAGCGCGTCTCCATCGTCGGCGGCAAGGTGGTGGCCGAAGTGCCCTACGTGGCGCTCGACAGCTTTGAAACCGATACCCTGGGACGCATCTACTACAAGGTGACGGGCATCAACGGCGAGCTGGTCTCCGGCTATGGCGACTTGCCGCCCGTGCCGAAGAACGTGCCCCGTTCGCAGAACTACCCGGCCCTGGTGCGCTTTTACCATGCCGACTACCACGGCAAGCCGATACGCATCGCGGCCTTGCTGCAACCCGTGTACGACGACTCGATGCGCGGCATCGCCCTGATCCAGGTGGCGGAAACCCTCGATGCGCGGCGCGGCCTGTCGAACCAGATCCTGTTCGATACGCTCAGCTGGCAGGCGGCGATGATACTGGTGATGGGCGCCCTCGTGTGGTTTGCCGTGCGCCTGGTGCTGCAGCCGCTGATGCGCCTGAAAACGGAAGTCGAGACGCGCGCCCTGTCCGACCTGTCCGACGTCGATCCCGCACTCGTGCACAAGGAGATGCGTCCGCTGGTGAGCGCCATGAACGGTTCCATGTCGCGCCTGCAGCAGCTGATCGCCAGCCAGCGCCGCTTCATCGCGGACGCCTCGCACCAGCTGCGCACGCCCCTGACGGTGCTGAAAACACAGGCCGAACTGGCCTTGCGCGAGTGCGACCGCCAGGCGGTCGGGCCGCCCGACATGGCGGCCCTGCGCGACATCGTGCGCTCGATTGCCGTCACGACCGATTCGACCGTGCTGCTGGCGAACCGGCTGCTGACCCTGGCGCGCATCGAGCATGGCGGCGACACCCTGGCCATGGACACCGTCCCGCTGCGCGACGTGGCGCAGCAGGTGGGCCTGGAAATGGCCATGACCGCCGTCGGCAAGAATATCGACCTGTCGCTGGAAGCGCCCGACGAAGCGCCCGTGCATGGCCAGGCGCTGCTGCTGCACGAACTGGTGGCCAACCTGGTCGACAATGCCCTGCGCTACACGCCGCAGGACGGCAGCGTGATCCTGCGCGTGCGCGTGCGCGTGCCCGAGCGTGACGGCGATGGCAATGAAACGGTACTGGAAGTGGAAGACAGCGGCGCCGGCATCCCGCCCGCCGAACGCGAACGCGTGTTTACGCCGTTTTACCGGGTCGGTGCGGCACTCGAGAGCAATCCTGGCGGCGCCGGACTGGGCCTGGCCATCGTGCGCGACATCGCCGCCCTGCACGGCGCCCGGCTGGAACTGGCGACGGCCGCCAATGGACACGGGCTGAAAGTCAGCGTGCATTTCAGCTGCGTAACATGA
- a CDS encoding porin — MKKSAFSLAAMAVLAAAGSAQAQSNVTLYGRLDAGISNTSNAGPNKSSMTQVSSGGMNTSRWGILGSEDLGGGLKAVFNLEGGILVDTGAADGALFKRQANVGLEGAFGRVVLGRSFTTVYDFVLPFDPMAYAPFYSWATSAHATGPSKYGMTTAFDNMVKYSGKTGDFSYGASYGFGEQTTGSSDSAKLSTALTYKTGPVSLLATYEQVNGNAIAGGARDKTTVYHLGAMYDDGPWKVQAAARDYKLDPAAAGKADVRGTLYWGGVSYKTTPVITLTGVIYYQDVKNVAANLDADPIMYVARVRYALSKRTDLYVAGAYAKAKHNQLVSLSRDDAGFGDTQRGLIAGIQHRF, encoded by the coding sequence ATGAAGAAATCCGCATTCTCGCTGGCCGCCATGGCAGTCCTGGCCGCCGCCGGCAGCGCCCAGGCCCAGTCGAACGTCACCCTGTACGGCCGCCTCGATGCCGGCATCAGCAACACCAGCAACGCCGGTCCGAACAAAAGCTCGATGACGCAAGTCAGCTCGGGCGGCATGAATACCTCGCGTTGGGGCATCCTGGGCAGCGAAGACCTGGGCGGCGGCCTGAAGGCCGTGTTCAATCTGGAAGGCGGCATCCTCGTCGACACGGGCGCCGCCGACGGCGCGCTGTTCAAGCGCCAGGCGAATGTGGGCCTGGAAGGCGCGTTTGGCCGCGTCGTGCTGGGCCGTTCGTTTACCACCGTGTACGACTTCGTGCTGCCGTTCGATCCGATGGCCTATGCGCCGTTCTATTCGTGGGCCACCTCGGCCCATGCGACGGGCCCGAGCAAGTACGGCATGACCACCGCCTTCGACAACATGGTCAAATATTCGGGCAAGACCGGCGACTTCAGCTACGGCGCGTCGTACGGCTTCGGCGAACAGACGACGGGCAGCTCGGACAGCGCCAAGCTGTCGACGGCGCTCACCTACAAGACGGGTCCCGTCAGCCTGCTGGCCACGTATGAGCAGGTCAACGGCAATGCCATCGCCGGCGGCGCGCGCGACAAGACCACCGTGTACCACCTGGGCGCCATGTATGACGACGGCCCGTGGAAGGTGCAGGCGGCGGCGCGCGACTACAAGCTCGATCCGGCCGCTGCCGGCAAGGCCGACGTGCGCGGCACCCTGTACTGGGGCGGCGTCAGCTACAAGACGACGCCGGTGATCACCCTGACCGGCGTGATCTACTACCAGGACGTGAAGAACGTGGCGGCCAACCTCGATGCGGATCCGATCATGTACGTGGCGCGCGTGCGCTATGCGCTGTCCAAGCGCACGGACCTGTACGTCGCTGGCGCCTATGCCAAGGCCAAGCACAATCAGCTGGTCAGCCTGTCGCGCGACGACGCCGGTTTCGGCGACACGCAGCGCGGCCTGATCGCCGGCATCCAGCACCGCTTCTAA
- a CDS encoding response regulator, producing the protein MRILLVEDHLELSHWLAKALRDAHLTVETAHNGADADALLHTQEYSLVLLDLTLPKMDGLDVLRRLRARGGTRGKTPVMILTARGGLDEKVQGLNLGADDYMAKPFELAELEARVKALLRRSQGNEALVHSCGALSFDTVTRMFSYGGAALALTPREHAVLEALITRSGRAVSKEKLFDEVFALADDANLDAIELYIHRVRKKLESNAEGGVESGSPDGAVITTLRGIGYLLQPRSAMAPAAPK; encoded by the coding sequence ATGCGCATATTATTAGTGGAAGACCATCTGGAGCTGTCGCACTGGCTGGCAAAGGCCCTGCGCGACGCGCACCTGACGGTGGAGACCGCCCACAACGGCGCCGATGCCGACGCCCTGCTGCACACGCAGGAGTACTCGCTGGTGCTGCTCGACCTGACCCTGCCCAAGATGGACGGCCTGGACGTGCTGCGCCGCCTGCGCGCGCGCGGCGGCACGCGCGGCAAGACTCCCGTCATGATACTCACGGCGCGCGGCGGCCTGGACGAAAAAGTGCAGGGACTGAACCTGGGCGCCGACGACTACATGGCCAAGCCGTTCGAGCTGGCCGAACTGGAAGCGCGCGTGAAGGCCCTGCTGCGCCGCAGCCAGGGCAACGAGGCGCTCGTGCATAGCTGCGGCGCGCTCAGTTTCGATACCGTCACGCGCATGTTCAGCTATGGCGGCGCGGCGCTGGCCCTGACGCCGCGCGAACACGCCGTGCTCGAGGCGCTGATCACGCGCTCGGGCCGCGCCGTCTCGAAGGAAAAGCTGTTCGACGAAGTCTTCGCCCTGGCCGACGACGCCAACCTGGACGCCATCGAACTGTACATCCACCGCGTGCGCAAAAAGCTCGAGAGCAATGCGGAAGGCGGCGTGGAAAGCGGCTCGCCCGACGGCGCCGTCATCACCACGCTGCGCGGCATCGGCTACCTGCTGCAGCCGCGCAGCGCCATGGCGCCTGCCGCGCCAAAATGA
- a CDS encoding outer membrane beta-barrel protein: MKKQLFAAVVGAALAFPLFAQAESIYAGANIGRAELKVSADQGSSRKDNDTGYKVYAGYDFTQNFGAEAGYVDFGKLSQNIEDMKSAIKNHAFYVAATGTLPLNEQFSLFAKAGVAQNRAKLTINALNFSKSESHNKTSALFGIGAAYHFDKKLSLVAEYENFGKVASEDGATLKADLLSIGLRYKF; the protein is encoded by the coding sequence ATGAAAAAGCAATTGTTTGCAGCAGTCGTTGGCGCCGCCCTGGCATTCCCATTGTTCGCCCAAGCCGAGAGCATCTACGCTGGCGCGAATATCGGCCGCGCGGAACTGAAAGTATCTGCAGATCAAGGAAGTTCGCGCAAGGACAACGATACCGGCTACAAAGTCTACGCTGGCTACGACTTCACGCAGAACTTCGGCGCGGAAGCCGGCTACGTCGATTTCGGCAAGCTGTCGCAAAACATTGAAGACATGAAATCGGCAATCAAGAACCATGCATTCTACGTCGCCGCCACCGGTACCCTGCCGCTGAACGAACAGTTCTCGCTGTTCGCCAAGGCTGGCGTTGCGCAAAACCGCGCCAAACTCACCATCAACGCATTGAATTTCAGCAAGAGTGAATCGCACAACAAAACCTCCGCCCTGTTCGGTATCGGCGCGGCTTACCACTTCGACAAAAAACTGTCGCTGGTTGCGGAATACGAAAACTTCGGCAAGGTAGCGAGCGAAGACGGCGCCACGCTGAAAGCGGACCTGCTGTCGATCGGCCTGCGCTACAAGTTCTGA
- a CDS encoding pyridoxal phosphate-dependent aminotransferase, with translation MRPIQKSNKLADVCYDIRGPVLEKSRQMEEEGHKITKLNIGNLAVFGFDPPDEIVRDMMLNLQNAAGYTDSKGMFAPRKAVMHYTQGKNIAGVTIDDIYLGNGASELIVMSMNALLNSGDEVLVPAPDYPLWTAAVSLSGGNPVHYVCDEQNEWYPDIEDMRRKITPQTKAIVVINPNNPTGALYPVAVLLQIVELARQHQLIIFADEIYDKVLYDEAEHVSIASLADDVLFITMNGLSKNYRSCGYRSGWMVVSGEKRHAKDYIEGLNMLASMRLCANAPGQFAIQTALGGYQSIQDLVGPGGRLLKQRDLAHKLLTDIPGVTCVKPKAALYMFPRLDPEIYPIADDQQFAYELLAEAKVLIVQGTGFNWIAPDHFRVVFLPNSDDLTEAMGRIARFLEGYRKRHSRG, from the coding sequence TTGCGACCGATTCAGAAATCGAATAAATTGGCGGACGTCTGCTACGACATCCGCGGCCCGGTCCTGGAAAAATCCAGGCAAATGGAAGAAGAAGGCCACAAGATCACCAAGCTCAATATCGGCAACCTGGCCGTATTCGGCTTCGATCCGCCCGACGAGATCGTGCGCGACATGATGCTCAACCTGCAGAACGCGGCCGGCTATACGGATTCGAAAGGCATGTTCGCGCCGCGCAAGGCCGTCATGCACTATACGCAAGGCAAGAATATCGCCGGCGTGACCATCGACGACATTTACCTGGGCAATGGCGCTTCCGAACTGATCGTGATGTCGATGAACGCGCTGCTCAACAGCGGCGACGAAGTGCTGGTGCCCGCGCCCGATTACCCGCTGTGGACGGCCGCCGTCAGCCTGTCGGGCGGCAATCCCGTGCATTATGTGTGCGACGAGCAGAACGAATGGTATCCCGACATCGAGGACATGCGCCGCAAGATCACGCCGCAGACCAAGGCCATCGTCGTCATCAACCCGAACAACCCCACGGGCGCGCTGTACCCGGTGGCCGTGCTGCTGCAGATCGTCGAACTGGCGCGCCAGCACCAGCTGATCATTTTCGCTGACGAAATCTACGACAAGGTGCTGTACGACGAAGCCGAGCACGTGTCGATCGCCTCGCTGGCCGACGATGTGCTGTTCATCACCATGAACGGCTTGTCGAAGAATTACCGCTCCTGCGGCTACCGCTCTGGCTGGATGGTGGTCTCGGGCGAAAAGCGGCACGCCAAGGATTACATCGAGGGCCTCAACATGCTGGCCTCGATGCGGCTATGCGCCAACGCGCCGGGGCAGTTTGCCATCCAGACGGCGCTTGGCGGCTACCAGAGCATACAAGACCTGGTGGGGCCTGGCGGGCGCCTGTTGAAACAGCGCGACCTGGCGCACAAGCTGCTGACCGATATTCCGGGCGTCACCTGTGTCAAGCCGAAGGCCGCGCTGTACATGTTCCCGCGTCTGGATCCGGAGATTTACCCGATCGCCGACGACCAGCAGTTTGCCTATGAATTACTGGCCGAAGCCAAGGTCCTGATCGTGCAGGGCACGGGGTTCAACTGGATCGCGCCCGACCATTTTCGCGTCGTCTTCCTGCCTAACTCCGATGACCTGACCGAGGCCATGGGCCGCATCGCGCGCTTCCTCGAAGGTTACCGCAAGCGTCACAGCCGGGGCTGA
- a CDS encoding ribonuclease E inhibitor RraB — translation MMTKEDVSELFANIAENAPWDLTQPLLWGYYFTNPTSEPLEQAASLLALQGYRPVELYQPELDDPAAPPVWVLHVEKAEVHGVDSLHARNGELMAFAQENQLASYDGMDVGPVGAPDVAQL, via the coding sequence ATGATGACCAAAGAAGACGTAAGCGAACTGTTCGCCAATATCGCCGAGAACGCGCCGTGGGACTTGACCCAGCCGCTGCTGTGGGGCTATTACTTCACCAACCCCACGTCCGAGCCGCTGGAGCAGGCCGCTTCCCTGCTGGCGCTGCAGGGCTATCGTCCCGTGGAACTGTACCAGCCGGAACTCGACGATCCGGCGGCGCCGCCCGTGTGGGTGCTGCACGTGGAAAAAGCCGAAGTGCACGGCGTCGACAGCCTGCACGCGCGCAATGGCGAACTGATGGCGTTTGCCCAGGAAAACCAGCTGGCCAGCTATGACGGCATGGACGTGGGGCCCGTCGGCGCGCCGGATGTTGCGCAGCTGTAA
- a CDS encoding ABC transporter permease, translating into MQTAILPLPARSRSPLSRLNWPRGVVVAITLVAIFLPLFLIFYQSFLNAPFFMPVREFGFDSYRFIFDDPDFSMAFKNGLMLAFGLTVIAVPLGGMLAFLMVRTDLPGRGWVAPMLLVPIFVSPMVMGFGYVVSMGPVGFYSTWAKELLGFVPWNIYSFTSIVIIAGLTHVPHVYLYASSALKSLGSDVEEAARVAGASPVQVMMNVSLPMIMPALAYAGVLVFFLGFEVFGLVLVLGDPEGHLVLPTYLYKLTNKLGTPSYHLMAAVAVCLVMVTMPLVMIQRWLLKSANKYVSIKGKGARSKAMPLGRWKWLAFALLAGWLIFTIILPLTGIVLRSFVQYWGEGVHLADVLTLQHFRDIFEQPSLVRGIVNTILIGVVGGALAVGCYSFIALAMHRKQDGITRLLDYSVLVPRAVPGLLAGLSFLWVFLFVPAWLDGILKGMDNGVALWLSGHVIPVLRELRSTIFALWLAYSVVWMAYGMRLISTALLQVGPELEEAARAVGASRGQVTRDVTLPLIKYGLLGAWLMVFLIFEREYSTGVYLLSPGTEVIGAMLVSLWAGGSTDLVAALSFINITLVAIGLGIALRFGVKLHN; encoded by the coding sequence ATGCAAACTGCTATCTTGCCGCTGCCTGCACGGTCGCGTTCTCCCTTGTCGCGCCTGAACTGGCCGCGCGGCGTGGTCGTGGCGATCACCCTGGTCGCCATCTTCCTGCCGCTGTTCCTGATTTTTTACCAAAGCTTTTTGAACGCGCCCTTCTTCATGCCGGTGCGCGAATTCGGCTTTGACTCCTACCGTTTCATCTTCGATGATCCCGATTTTTCGATGGCCTTCAAGAATGGCCTGATGCTCGCCTTCGGCCTGACCGTCATCGCCGTGCCGCTGGGCGGCATGCTGGCCTTCCTGATGGTGCGCACGGACCTGCCCGGCCGCGGCTGGGTAGCGCCCATGCTGCTGGTGCCGATCTTTGTGTCGCCGATGGTGATGGGCTTTGGCTACGTCGTCTCGATGGGCCCCGTGGGCTTTTATTCGACCTGGGCCAAGGAGCTGCTGGGCTTCGTGCCCTGGAATATCTATTCATTCACCAGCATCGTCATCATCGCCGGCCTGACGCACGTGCCGCACGTCTACCTGTACGCCTCGTCGGCCCTGAAAAGCCTCGGCTCGGACGTGGAAGAAGCGGCCCGCGTGGCCGGCGCCTCGCCGGTGCAGGTGATGATGAACGTGTCGCTGCCGATGATCATGCCGGCGCTCGCGTATGCGGGCGTGCTGGTGTTCTTCCTCGGCTTCGAGGTGTTCGGCCTGGTGCTGGTGCTCGGCGACCCGGAAGGCCATCTGGTGCTGCCGACCTATCTGTACAAATTGACGAACAAGCTGGGCACGCCGTCGTACCACCTGATGGCCGCCGTCGCCGTCTGCCTGGTGATGGTGACCATGCCGCTGGTGATGATACAGCGCTGGCTGCTCAAGTCGGCCAACAAGTATGTGTCGATCAAGGGCAAGGGCGCGCGCAGCAAGGCCATGCCGCTGGGCCGCTGGAAGTGGCTGGCGTTCGCGCTGCTGGCCGGCTGGCTGATCTTCACCATCATCCTGCCGCTGACGGGCATCGTGCTGCGCTCGTTCGTGCAGTACTGGGGCGAGGGCGTGCACCTGGCCGACGTGCTGACCCTGCAGCATTTCCGCGATATCTTCGAGCAGCCGTCGCTGGTGCGCGGCATCGTCAACACCATCCTGATCGGCGTCGTCGGCGGCGCCCTGGCCGTGGGCTGCTACAGCTTCATCGCGCTGGCCATGCACCGCAAGCAGGATGGCATCACGCGCCTGCTCGACTACAGCGTGCTGGTGCCGCGCGCCGTGCCGGGCCTGCTGGCCGGCCTGTCCTTCCTGTGGGTGTTCCTGTTCGTGCCGGCCTGGCTCGACGGCATATTGAAAGGCATGGACAACGGCGTCGCCCTGTGGCTCAGCGGTCACGTGATTCCCGTGCTGCGCGAACTGCGTTCGACCATCTTTGCCCTGTGGCTCGCATATTCGGTGGTGTGGATGGCCTATGGCATGCGCCTGATTTCCACCGCGCTGCTGCAGGTGGGGCCGGAACTGGAAGAGGCGGCGCGCGCCGTCGGCGCCAGCCGCGGCCAGGTGACGCGCGACGTCACCCTGCCGCTGATCAAGTACGGTTTGCTGGGCGCCTGGCTGATGGTGTTCCTGATCTTCGAGCGCGAATATTCGACCGGCGTGTACCTGCTGTCGCCGGGCACGGAAGTGATCGGCGCCATGCTGGTATCGCTGTGGGCGGGCGGCTCGACCGACCTGGTGGCGGCGCTGTCCTTCATCAACATCACCCTGGTGGCCATCGGCCTGGGCATCGCGCTGCGCTTTGGCGTGAAGTTACATAACTAA
- a CDS encoding ABC transporter substrate-binding protein: MQTKILLQAAIATAFASLAGAAFAQVPPGYPADYQKIIDAAKKEGKVVIYSATDSKAAAPLIKDFSALYPGISVEYNDMNSTEVYNRFISEVAAGGNTADVMWSSAMDLQMRLASDGYALKYKSVEAAKIPGWAMWDDQAYGTTFEPAAIVYNKRLLDPKEVPKNHDDFAKLIATPKFKDKVTTYDIEKSGVGFMFMAQDAKEYPQFLALQNAFGTAKVRVQSSTGTMMERISSGENLIGYNVLGSYALVRAKTDPSIGVVLPKDYTLILSRVQFINKNAKNVNASKLWLDYILSHRGQTIISNGAKLFAIRADVTGETTSADLIKEIGAANVKPIPVHPIILQFLGPAKRMAFLKQWKETAGKK; encoded by the coding sequence ATGCAAACCAAGATCCTGCTTCAAGCCGCCATCGCCACCGCATTTGCCAGCCTGGCCGGCGCCGCGTTCGCGCAAGTGCCGCCCGGCTATCCGGCTGACTACCAGAAAATCATCGACGCGGCCAAGAAGGAAGGCAAGGTGGTGATCTACAGCGCCACCGACAGCAAGGCCGCCGCACCGTTGATCAAGGATTTCAGCGCCCTGTATCCAGGCATTTCGGTCGAATACAACGACATGAATTCCACCGAAGTGTACAACCGCTTCATTTCCGAAGTGGCGGCCGGCGGCAATACGGCCGACGTGATGTGGTCGTCGGCGATGGACTTGCAGATGCGCCTGGCCTCGGACGGCTATGCGCTGAAGTACAAGTCCGTGGAAGCGGCCAAGATTCCCGGCTGGGCGATGTGGGACGACCAGGCTTACGGCACCACGTTCGAGCCGGCCGCCATTGTCTACAACAAGCGACTGCTCGATCCGAAGGAAGTGCCGAAGAACCACGACGACTTCGCCAAGCTGATCGCCACGCCGAAATTCAAGGACAAGGTCACCACCTACGACATTGAAAAATCGGGCGTGGGCTTCATGTTCATGGCGCAGGATGCCAAGGAGTACCCGCAATTTTTGGCGCTGCAAAATGCGTTTGGCACGGCCAAGGTGCGCGTGCAGTCATCGACGGGCACCATGATGGAGCGCATCTCCTCGGGTGAAAACCTGATCGGCTACAACGTGCTGGGCTCCTATGCCCTGGTGCGCGCCAAGACCGACCCGTCAATCGGCGTGGTGCTGCCCAAGGATTACACCCTGATCCTGTCGCGCGTGCAGTTCATCAACAAGAACGCGAAGAACGTCAACGCCAGCAAGCTGTGGCTCGATTACATCCTGTCGCACCGCGGCCAGACCATCATCTCGAACGGCGCCAAGCTGTTTGCCATCCGCGCCGACGTCACGGGCGAGACCACGTCGGCTGACCTGATCAAGGAAATCGGCGCGGCCAACGTCAAGCCGATCCCCGTGCATCCGATCATCCTGCAATTCTTGGGACCTGCCAAGCGCATGGCCTTCCTGAAGCAGTGGAAAGAAACAGCCGGCAAGAAGTAG
- a CDS encoding homoserine dehydrogenase, producing the protein MKSIKIGLLGLGNVGFGTFSVLQRNQEEIKRRAGRGIEVVAVAVRDVARAEALIAGACKVVNDPMLIVNDPEIDIVVELIGGYDLSKTLVMQAIANGKHVVTANKALLAVHGNEIFAAAQDKGVMVAFEAAVAGGIPIIKALREGLTANRIEWIAGIINGTTNFILSEMRDKGLDFATVLKQAQELGYAEADPTFDIEGVDAAHKATIMSAIAFGIPVQFDKAYVEGISNLNAVDIRYAEQLGYRIKLLGITKRTTVNGVEGIELRVHPTLIPAKRLIANVEGAMNAVLVHGDAVGASLYSGRGAGAEPTASSVIADLVDITRLATADPEHRVPHLAFQPNAMTNIEILPMSEITTSYYLRMHVADQPGVLADLTRILAERGISIDAMLQKEPAEGETHTDIIMLTHQTQEKNVTAAIGKMEALSSVVGTVTKIRLENLS; encoded by the coding sequence ATGAAATCCATCAAGATTGGCCTGCTGGGCCTGGGCAATGTCGGATTCGGCACGTTCAGCGTCCTGCAACGCAACCAGGAAGAAATCAAGCGCCGCGCTGGCCGCGGCATTGAAGTCGTCGCCGTCGCCGTGCGCGACGTGGCGCGCGCCGAGGCGCTGATCGCCGGCGCCTGCAAGGTCGTCAATGACCCGATGCTGATCGTCAACGATCCCGAGATCGACATCGTCGTCGAACTGATCGGCGGCTACGACCTGTCGAAAACCCTGGTGATGCAGGCGATCGCCAACGGCAAGCACGTGGTCACGGCCAACAAGGCCCTGCTGGCCGTGCACGGCAATGAAATCTTCGCCGCCGCCCAGGACAAGGGCGTGATGGTGGCCTTCGAGGCGGCCGTCGCCGGCGGCATCCCCATCATCAAGGCGCTGCGCGAAGGCTTGACGGCCAACCGCATCGAATGGATCGCCGGCATCATCAACGGCACCACCAATTTCATCCTGTCCGAGATGCGCGACAAGGGCCTCGATTTCGCCACCGTGCTGAAACAGGCGCAGGAACTGGGCTACGCGGAAGCCGATCCCACCTTCGACATCGAAGGCGTCGATGCCGCGCACAAGGCCACCATCATGTCGGCCATCGCCTTCGGCATCCCGGTGCAGTTCGACAAGGCCTACGTCGAAGGCATCAGCAACCTCAATGCCGTCGACATCCGCTATGCCGAGCAGCTGGGTTACCGCATCAAGCTGCTGGGCATCACCAAGCGCACCACCGTCAACGGCGTGGAAGGCATCGAGCTGCGCGTGCATCCGACCCTGATCCCGGCCAAGCGCCTGATCGCCAACGTGGAAGGCGCCATGAACGCGGTGCTGGTGCACGGCGACGCCGTCGGCGCCAGCCTGTACTCGGGCCGTGGCGCCGGCGCCGAGCCGACCGCCTCGTCGGTGATCGCCGACCTGGTCGACATCACCCGCCTGGCCACGGCCGATCCGGAACACCGCGTGCCGCACCTGGCGTTCCAGCCGAACGCGATGACCAACATTGAAATTTTGCCGATGTCGGAAATCACCACCAGCTACTACCTGCGCATGCATGTGGCCGACCAGCCTGGCGTGCTGGCCGACCTGACGCGCATCCTGGCCGAGCGCGGCATCTCGATCGACGCCATGCTGCAAAAGGAACCGGCCGAAGGCGAGACGCATACGGACATCATCATGCTGACGCACCAGACGCAGGAAAAGAACGTCACGGCCGCCATCGGCAAGATGGAAGCGCTGAGCAGCGTGGTCGGTACCGTCACGAAGATTCGCCTGGAAAACCTCAGCTAA